GAACGGTGCCTCTGAGCGTATGCCAAGTACATTGCCAACACTTGAACATCTCACAAATCCTTTTGCTTCCAGACTTTCACCCCAGGATTGTTTGCGATGCCCCTCTGAAATGGAGGCCAGTGGGTCCATTTGGTGCAGCTTTAAGGCGTGTTTGTAAACTCTGGCACAAAATCCTGCCTGGAAGGACAAGGATGTGCCCCACATGtccataggatcctagagttggaagagaccccaattagggccatccagtccaacccctttattctgccatgcaggaactctcaatcaaagcatccccattgacagatgaccatccaaagCCAGGGCTTGCAGTGCAGGAGTGCGGGGCCCAATCCACCAAGTGCATTGTGGACATAGGCACCTGCTTCTGTTCCTATCTCCTTTTCATTATATAACCCGACCTCCTGCTTCTTTCCAAAAGGAGAAAGGTtagtggttattattattattattattattattattattattattattattatctcacctTGACAACAAGCGGTGAGCTTTGCACGGGGAATGGGGTAGGGCTCCCcccggccaccaccattttggcaCCCTTGGGCAGCTCTGTATAGTGAGATCCATAGTGAGGCCTCCGGTCTTCCCTGGAACATTTTGGGGCTCTGTGTTGGGTGACGGTGAAGCAAAGAAGGCCATTTGGGGCAGAATCTCTTGCTAGCGGGGTCTGCAGAAATGTCTAGCCAAATGGAAGGTGAGGGATATAGCACCTTAGCGTTATGCACGGTGTGTAGTGGTTTTTCTATTTGGATGTCCACTTCAGTGCAGTGAGGGGGTGTCAAGGGAACGGAGCTTAATTCCATCTGGATAAAAGGCAACGTTCATAGACTCAGTGACTCCACTGAGTCCCATCAGACCAAGCCTTTGCTAATCTCCCTGGTCTTGTTCCAGGGACAACCCCGGTTGGGTCCAAAGGCCACCCTGTCCAACTTGGGTGGCTCGGTCCGAGAGGCCAAAGTGCTGGCAGACTCTTCCATGAAAGACCGGCTGAGGGGGAGTATCCTGGAGCCGATAGTCGGCGGTGGAATAAACCCCAAAGCCTTTGCTGCAAGGATGCAGAAGCATGCTCCTTGATGCACGTTTTCTGAATCACAGGGAAGAAACTGGTTTTTTGTCCCCGACATGAGAAACTGTTTTGGGATGTAAGAGCTGCCCAAAGGCTGAATCAGACCTAGGTGGGGTTGTTTCGGCTAGTGGAGCGTCCTGGTCCCCGCAGTGCTCAGCCATGCCTGGTTTTGTGCTGGTTTGTGACTTACAAAGTCACAGGCATCGCTAAGATGGTGCAGGGGTCACAGAGCACAACTAGCGGTGACACCATTCCTTCTCAAACCCTGGTCTGACATTTGTGGCCTTAGTTCCCCTTCATCCCTTTCAAATGCTGGCGCACATGCTCAGACTGTGCATATGACATTGTAAACTAAAGCTGCAGTTTCAATTTCAATgttgctagctgtttatgtcattATACTTTCAGTGTACAATGGCGAATGAGTCactttagtacaaaaagcattgtAAGGACTCTGTATGCTGTGGTATGAGAGGGAGTCAATGGGGTGGTATATGTGTGTATGACATGATGTgagtgacaccagccctagtgatgccgttgcttacatggcttaggtccaggctctCTGACAGCATCCATTTCCCTGTGCAAGCCTTCCTGAATGTCTCTGCCTTGCAGGGCCATGCCCTGGACATATGCGTTTGGTTCTCATTTTGGCAGCTAAGCAGGAGCATGCCCGGTTAGTGCTTGGGTGAGCGACTGCCAGATTCGATCCTTGGCAACTTTAGGCAAGCCAAGAATCCTTCCTGGAAACCTTTCCTTTCCCTGTCTTTCTCAATGCTGAAATGTTAAGTGGTTTTATTGCTAGACATTTGGGGATGTTTCATTGAAATGGACAAAATTCTTCTTTAGGTGGACAACACCGCCTTGGATCCCTTCCTAGAAGAAAGTGGGGTGTAAattcaaccaatcaatcaatcagtgtcGTAATTTTGCGCTCGCCACAGCTACACCCCTGGCTTAGTTTTTTAAAGCTATGCTCATAGTTTTGAGCAAGCATTCAGTTTCTGCCAAGCCCTTTCAATGGCTTCTTGTTGACCCTCTCCGATTGCGTCTCCATGCCACTTGTGAGCGGAGAAGCGGCAAACTGTTGGATACGTGGATACAAAAGGCACCGAGGAGCAACCAAACAAACTCTGAGCGAGGGAACAAAACTAAGGactcttgggtgtgtgtgtggggggggggaccgaATGTCAACAGCCCCCTTGTTCTCGGAAGAATGGAATGTGTTGGCTCTGGCAGTCAAGAGAACGCAGCCTTCTGTTGGGTAACTAGAAGAGAGAATTTTATTTTGGGAGGGCGCAGGGCGAAAGGAACAAAAGCAGAAACACCTTGTAACTCATTAGAAAGAACGAGGCAAAGTCATGGTTGCCTTCAGGCGCATGTAACAAAGGTCTCTCCCCACCCCATGCCACTTCCTCATCTCTCACGGAGGAGAGCCCAGATGGTCGTCGATCAAGATGGCCCTGATTTGGATCGCTGGGCTGTGGTTAGCCCAGTTGGTCTCTCTTCCCCTTGCTCTGGTTGCCAACATCCCACAGTCCAAAGGAGTGGCGACCAAGCACCGGCGTGGCTCTGGAAATGAAGAGCCGGTGGACAGTGGCCATCTTGGACTCCTTGTTCCTGGTGACTTCCTCAGAGATACCTGCCAGGCTGGCTTCAAATTCACCCTCCAACCTACTGCCTTCCCATGTCTCCAACAGCAGGGTTTGGTTTCCTTTGAGACAGCCTCCTTAACTTAAAAAGAGGACTTTGTCTATCGCCACCGCCCCCCACTAGCCTACTTTCTACTGATCTCCGACAACAACCCGACCGTTGGGTTAATAATTGCCCAGTCAACCCAATGCACCCCTCCTCACTTGTTGGATGCCACCGTCATCACCTTGCTGCACAAAACGATCACAGCCCTCCTCCCCACTCCCTGATCAATTTCCCCTCCGAAAAGTAGACAAAATGGCCTCCAAATATATACACGTCTGTGGCTGAACACAACGACTCCCAGgtccctgtctgctgggaaatgccAAGGTTATACAAACCGTGTGTCGACCACAACCCAATCCCCCCCATGCCAGTCTCTCCAGGGATTGCAGATCAGTCTTGGGGTGTGGGCTTCAGGGCCCAGTCCACCATTGGCTTGACCAAAGTccgggaagaggagaaggattgTATGGCGGACAAAGGCAAACGCTACCCATGAGAAGAGGTGCGAGGGAGATGGCGCCAAAGACGTTTCCTTCTACTTTCCGGGAAGCGTTTGTTGTGCCATTTAGAGGGGAGCCTTGGGTATCCTTGGCTTTAAGAAGTGTCACAGCCTAATACGTCTATGTACATTTTAGTGGCTGTTCTTTCGATGAACAAGGAAACCATGGCGTCTGGGCACACATCCCGCAGCGACGTTCCCCTCCACACCCGTGGGAAGGCTCAGCCATTTCATACGTAGTTTTTCTTGTCGTAGCTGGCCATCGTTGACTTGGGAGCCGAGTAGGCAACATTGCTGGGTCGGTATCTTTCCTCTTTCGGGGGGCAGGAGCAGCAGAGCAAAGCACCTCCAAAAAGAAGGAGGGCGGAGGCCGCCCAGCCAATATAGAGGGCTGCGCCCAGCTCCCGTTTCTGGGCCTCAGGAACCAGAGTGTTGTAGAAGTTGCGAATGATTTGGTTGGCTGACCAGGAGACGGGGATGAGGGTGAGGATGCCAGCCAAGAGGAAGATGACCCCCGCCACGATGGTGACCTTGGCTTTGGTGGACTCCTCCTCGATGCAGCGGGTACACTGGGCCCCCATCAGGAAAATCAGGACCCCGAGGGCACCCAAGACGATAGCGATGACGATCAGTGCCCGGGCAGCCTGGATGTCCTGCCCCAGGGCCAGCATGGAGTCATAGACCTTGCACTGCATCTGCCCGGTGCTTTGGACCACGCAGTCCATCCACAACCCTTCCCAGGTGAATTGCGCCGTGACGATGTTGTAGCCGATGAAGGCCGTCACACGCCACATCGGGAGGGCGCAGCACAGGATGCAGCCCACCCAGCCCAGGACGGAGAGGGCCACGCCGCCGATTTCCAAGCCCATCGACATATTTGCCACCCACGTTCGAGCCGAGTGTCGCTTTTGGAGTCGCGGGACAACCTGGGACTCCTTCtttccgtctctctctctctctcggcctcTCTTTCCTCTCCGGAGCACGTCTGTAGCTTCTGGCAGAGCCCTAGAGGCACCCAAAGCTCGGGGCTGATTTATAACCGTCCCTGTAGCCAGGGCGGGTGCCCTGTTAGCTCAGGTAGGGTGGGGCTTCCCCAACGGACTCTCAACCTGCCCTTCCTTTTCTCgccatcctcctccttttgtttATTTGCGGAGATGGCTTGAGCGCGAGGGATGGA
This Sceloporus undulatus isolate JIND9_A2432 ecotype Alabama chromosome 11, SceUnd_v1.1, whole genome shotgun sequence DNA region includes the following protein-coding sequences:
- the CLDN3 gene encoding claudin-3; this encodes MSMGLEIGGVALSVLGWVGCILCCALPMWRVTAFIGYNIVTAQFTWEGLWMDCVVQSTGQMQCKVYDSMLALGQDIQAARALIVIAIVLGALGVLIFLMGAQCTRCIEEESTKAKVTIVAGVIFLLAGILTLIPVSWSANQIIRNFYNTLVPEAQKRELGAALYIGWAASALLLFGGALLCCSCPPKEERYRPSNVAYSAPKSTMASYDKKNYV